The following proteins come from a genomic window of Crassostrea angulata isolate pt1a10 chromosome 1, ASM2561291v2, whole genome shotgun sequence:
- the LOC128191158 gene encoding neuronal acetylcholine receptor subunit alpha-6-like, giving the protein MKRSFQDYLFTLAVLTSVVRPILSLPPSNYSWGLEKALRTELFENANYSAFQRPVKKVDVKVALTLLTVNELNVRDQILSVSGYLSISWDDWRLSWSNTSATSQDYSNIDSLFSTEVNVWTPALIIENSIHDMSVISDIKIPMRIKSDGKIFWSPSGVYRVSCESDITYYPLDRQTCFIKISTWGYTKSEITLFMDENTPVDTTFYSENGEWDFLSSAGHTPSSQVRGGTWYSTLSFSITLRRKPVYHALNTLFPVILMTFLIPMVYKLPTESGEKMSYSLTVLLAYAVYLSLISDNIPSTSKSVCLLSLYLGVTLAFSTVSVNIVIFIIYAYFQEEKKAPYWANRIYKKIQTMRAKKKCDADVNKVVPSIKGEKNDTDVLGTVSESEQNNNEMNTLTYRRLSEILDHLFFVVYLTATILITIVFLVSIIINFYSSD; this is encoded by the exons ATGAAGCGATCGTTTCAAGATTATCTTTTCACACTGG CTGTTTTGACCAGCGTTGTACGACCGATCCTTTCCCTGCCTCCCTCCAACTACTCCTGGGGCCTGGAGAAAGCTCTTAGGACGGAACTATTTGAGAACGCGAATTACTCCGCCTTCCAGCGACCGGTCAAGAAAGTGGACGTTAAGGTGGCGCTGACGTTACTGACCGTCAATGAATTA AATGTGAGGGACCAGATTCTGTCAGTGTCCGGTTACCTATCTATA AGCTGGGATGACTGGCGGCTCTCTTGGAGCAACACTTCCGCAACATCTCAAGACTATAGCAACATCGATTCCTTGTTCAGCACCGAGGTGAACGTCTGGACGCCCGCTCTCATCATCGAGAACTC AATCCATGATATGTCAGTAATTAGTGACATCAAAATTCCCATGCGAATCAAAAGTGATGGGAAGATTTTTTGGAGTCCCTCGGGAGTCTACAGAGTGTCCTGCGAGTCTGACATTACCTACTACCCTCTAGACAGACAGACGTGCTTTATAAAAATCAGTACATGGGGGTATACAAAATCAGAAATAACCCTGTTCATGGATGAAAACACTCCGGTAGACACAACATTTTACAGCGAAAATGGCGAGTGGGACTTCTTGTCCAGCGCTGGCCACACCCCTAGCTCTCAGGTCCGGGGAGGGACTTGGTACTCTACTCTATCGTTTTCCATAACCCTGAGGAGAAAGCCTGTTTATCACGCACTAAACACGCTGTTTCCGGTTATCCTGATGACGTTTCTGATACCTATGGTGTACAAGCTGCCGACCGAGTCCGGAGAAAAGATGAGCTACAGTCTGACGGTTCTGCTCGCGTACGCCGTGTATCTCTCCCTTATATCTGATAACATTCCTAGCACCTCTAAAAGCGTCTGCCTCCTTT CGCTATATCTTGGAGTGACCCTGGCTTTTAGCACCGTTTctgttaatattgtcattttcataatatatgcgtattttcaagaagaaaagAAAGCCCCCTATTGGGCAAACAGGATATACAAAAAGATACAGACGATGCGCGCCAAAAAGAAATGTGACGCCGACGTAAACAAAGTGGTGCCCTCTATCAAGGGAGAGAAGAATGACACTGACGTTTTAGGGACAGTTTCAGAGAGTGAACAAAACAACAATGAAATGAACACACTGACTTATCGCAGACTGTCGGAGATTTTAGACCATCTCTTTTTTGTAGTTTATCTTACCGCCACAATTCTGATAACAATTGTATTTCTTGTTTCAATTATAATCAATTTCTACAGCAGCGACTAA